The sequence gataaccggttacacaagcgTTTAAGAAGAGCAAAACAAGTGTTAAAGTAAAAGGCGCAAGTAAAATaacgttttggttttttttagatGATTGAATACAATAAGTATGGATGGATCAGTGTCACCGGCTGGCAATCACACCTTTTGTGCCCAGGTTCAAGCAACTGATTAAAGGCAAACAGTGCCACTTCTCCCACTTGACTCGAATGATTTGACTGTCTTGACTGTCTTGAGTTTGAATGTATGTTTCGTTTAAATGttatttgttatggccaatcgttccggacctctgaccttgaataaaaatcacACGCGGACCTTTGAGTAATAAGTTTGAGAACCGCTGGTTCAGATGTGCTGCATGCCGTTTGTCTGGGATGTGTGCACGTTACAAGCCAGTAGGTGTCGCTAaaccaccacagcatccaccctGCCTCGATGACTACAACCCTAATGTCTCCTCGTCGACCTTGCGGCTGCACGACGGTGCTGATGATGATTTAATAAACCAGTAAATGCTCTCATTACATGGCGTTTGTTGTGTTTCAAGGTGAAACGCACATGCAGACTAActcttttttcccttctttttcgtGCTGAGAAATAAGGGAACATTGAAACACTGGAATATTCCAACCGATCCAAATATGTTTATTTTACGGGGTTAATTCTTCATTCATGAACTGAagtttcaaaacacacacacacacacacacacacacacacacacacacacacacacacacacacacacacacaacaacaacaacaacaaaccattATTCATGCAAAAAGTAAACTGCTATGCCATCGGTGTTAATGTGTCATAATGGTTTGGGGTCTAGAAGAGCATGAACGTGTAAGTCACTCACCTAAATTAAATTCAATAGTGTATtattactgttgtgtgtgtgtgtgagagagagagagagagagagagagagagagagagagagagagagagagagagagagagagagagagaaaaaaaagaaaaaagaaggtcctgggttcgaaccccagaccgttccagtcctttctgtgtggagcgtgcatgttctccccgtgtctgcgtgggtttcctccgggcgcctcccaccatcaaagacatgcatgttagggttgccCCTGACcagtggaaagaactggagttggtccccgggcgctgcagccgcccactgctcctgtacaataggatggggacGCAGAAGGCAAATTTCGTTGTAGCCAAACCAGCTGCACAACGACACAAATAACGCGGCTCTCTTCTAAAACGCAACCACAACAACCGACGTCATCCTGGCCCCGCCCACTAAGCCATGGCGTTCCCTGACTGGTCGCTGAGCCTGCTCGCCACCGCGTCCCTGTGTGGTGTTTTCTGGCTGTGTGTCCGCTCCAGGCGTATAGGGCGGCCGGTGTGGGGGAACCCGTGGACTCGGATGATGGCCCGCACCGAGAAGCCGTTGTTTCGAATCGCGTAAGTGAAACCGTCACCGGCCAATCTCACATTCGCGGTTGACCCGCCGATGGACGTTAGCTTTAGCATCACCATGCAGTCAGTCGTGTCTGCTGGAGCCACAGACCCgagctagctagcgctagctaACAAAACTGTACCCATAAAACTAAATCGCCCCTTTTGTTTGGGCCGAATTTCAGATACACCCTGTACACAAAGACCAGGCTTGGTTACATGTACTACAGGAGACAGCTGAGGAAAGCCCGTGATCAGTACCCTGCTGGACACTCCAGGGCTCTGCCTGTGGAGTTGAATGGTGAGAAACAACCGTTTCAACAatagttggtttttttttctacattCATGTTTGATGCAGGCATCCACAATTGCTTCTTAACTTATTGCTATGGCCCTGGACTGGAGTGGTAAGTCATCAACGCCAGCAGGTAAGGTTAACTTCCAACAGTGTGTCATGTCAACATGCACAGCCAAATGGGTCAACGTGACAGTAGTTACTGTACATTTACATGGTGCCTTTGATGCCATCAGATTAACGGACCAGTCGGAATCAAAATGGCTCGTAACCACCTCAATCAGAATTAAACTGGCCCATTCTGAAAGAAAATGTAATGTGATTTAGAGAGGTGGTATAAAAACCTTTTATAATCCATTTGACAGATGAACATGTTTCATATGAACACGCCTTGCAATTGCTTTCGACTTTTGTGATATCCACACCCTTTCTGTGCATGCTCACCCACTCGGGATAAGCGACGTTTTCTGGTTTCCAATATATTGTGCATCTCGGAACCCTGCTTTCTCCTTATTTGCGGTGAAGCATGTAAACAGGATGCCTTATAAAATCTGTTTACTTTGTGCTCATGTAAACACTTTTGGTGCAGATGTCAGTCAGAGTCGTCATTCAAGAGGAAAGAAATTGGCTCATGTAACTGCAGTTAGTATTATGTCAGCTAGGTGGATTGATCTATTTGTAATTTCTAGGTATAATAACATTGGTGCTGGAACCTACTGTAACAGCTTAGTGAAACTGAGTGTGTGCTTCACCACACACGTGACACAAGGTCAGCATGAGTTGATACAGCATAAAAGCACAGGTTCAACATTTACTATGGACAGCATACGTATGTATACCTCAACAATTTTTATTTTACCACTCAAAATGGAAATGTGCATGGGAAATTCCTATGCTGACATTTACATCTTTGTCAAAACAGGTATCAAGATAATTCCCATCTCAGTACTTTCTGACAACTATAGCTATCTTGTGATTGACACGGCAacaagtgtggctgtggtagtggACCCTGCTGACCCCCAAACAGTTCAGGTGAATAGCTTTACAGTCATTTTGATAGAATTGTTTGTGCCCCTCTTTCCTTTAACCTGTTGGCCCTCTCAGTGGGAAGATAAAGTCCTGAATGAATTGAGGCCTAtatggccttgttcagactgtaGGCAAATCGGATTTGgttctcaaatcagatctttaagacagactgtcTGCACTGTTATTTGCTAATGATCAGCTCGGATTTGTGTGTTCAGACATCACCAAcctatctgcatgggttgctgtaGTAACGATATAGGCATGAGTAACTACGTATGCTGGTGACACTTTTTAACAACATGGAAGCATGAGAAATTGAGATCCATCATCTCACCCTCCAAACAATTGCGCTGTCAAGTCGCAGTGCAGAACCCCTCCATCGCACCAGACAGGAGGCTGGTATACATTGCGATGTTCCTTGTTGTAGTCATGACGGGCACTCTGGATTTTGACGTCATTGTTGTGTGTCGCGTTGTGAGTGATgcaaaagacagtttgaaatctGATTTGGGCTGCCAGAGCGTCCGGACTGAAACGCATCTGTAGAAATCCAATTAGAATCtcatttcaaaccacctccaaatgtggtttagatAGGATTTGCAAAAATTGCATTtcatgtgtggtttttttttttttgccgtccagacttcctaaaatcaatctggatatgccacaaaaaaaaacagatttaggctggcagtctgaacaaggcctttgTGTCCAGATATCACCTATGCAATCCCTCTCATTTTTGTAGGTGTCTGGTGTCACTTTGTCAATGCTGTTGAATATAGACAGAATAAGAGTCAAGAGGTATTTGTGTTTATTGTTGACAATCTAAAGATCTTGTTTATTTACACACTTTTTTGTACCAAGTTGGGGGCATAGCTCTAGTGAGATACACGGAATCTTATATAAAATCATCTTGTTTAAATAATCTCAAAATGAATAAGTAACAAAAACCCAGGATGACTAAAACACGTAATTGAATATGAGAATGTAAATAGCAGCCGAACATGATCAGTGAGTAAAGTTTTTCAACAGAAATAAAGTGACGTGTAGCGTTAATGCAAGCTTGCTCCTAGTGTGTGACTCTAAGTCTTGTCCAATAGGACCTCATAATCAGTTTAAGTGGACCAGTACAGCAGATAGGAGCAACATTCACATTCACAAGACAGTTGATTTTTACAGAAGTACAAGAGTACATAGAAAAGCGATAAAAGACTTGATGGCGCTGTGCAAAATTCTACTCGAGTCCGGACTTCTTTTGTTCAGTGATATGAATGACAACAAATCAAAGCAACCAAAACAACCCAGTTAAGGTTCACAGCATacctattttaaaaaaaaatttcaagaGTAGGGTATATTTAGTGAAATAACTAAATTGTAACAACCACAGATGGAATAAATaagtaaagctttttttttttgacagtggGTCCTGTATGAAACTCTATTGTACTGAGGTGGGCTCTGGTGAAACTTtgacctctctccatctcttcacaATTTAACTTGTTTTCTGGCAAGAGTAACACAATTTTAAAGTGACATGCCAGTGTTTTTGCAGGTTTTAGCCCATTATCTACAAATGGCCTGTACGTAGTATTTTACATTACTGctgaccattttccaaagcataaTGTTGTATTTTAGATGTTTaaatgtgtttttcctaccttccTGGCAACCACTGGTTTCCGTTCATTTAAAGGGACATCACTCTCACATCTCAGATGTCGGAGATGTTCAGTCTTAAATCTCAGCAAACTGAAATGGACCACCTGGAAGATTTTTCGCAACAGTCCATGCTTTCAACCGCATTGTCCCACAGTGCAGCAACATAACTTTGACAAAGAAATAATACCGCCAGAATTCCACTTAGCTGGATTACTTTTCTCCAGTTTCAAGTCTCTACATGCTGATTTTCTTGCTGctctgaaatgaatggaaaccagtgGCTCTGGGAAGGTAGGAAGAGTGCATCAAAAAATCTAAAACAAAAGGCTATCCTTTGGAAAATTatgacaccccccctttttttctccccaattgtacttggccaattaccctattttccaagccattccggtcactgctccaccccctctgccgatccggggagggctgcagactaccacatgcctcctccgatacatgtggagtcaccagccacttcttttcacctgacagtgaggagtttcgccagggggacgtagtgcatgggaggatcatgctattccccccagtcccccccccccgaaaaggcgccccaactgaccagaggaggcgctagtgcagcgaccaggacacgtagccccatctggcttcccacccgcagacacggccaattgtgtctgtagggacgcccgaccaagccggaggtaacacagggattcgaactggcgatccctgtgttggtaggcaacggaatagaccgccacgccacctggacgccccatgatCGGCAATAATGTAAATGTAACGCCATTTGTAGTAAATGGgcaaacacatacaaaaacacatgtatgtcccttcaaattaactgctggcATTAGTAGCTCTTAATACAAGGTCTTGATCATACTCTGTAACCCCCCTCAGGCTGTCCTCAAAGAAGAAGGGGTGATGTTGGAGGCTATTCTCTGTACACACAAGCACTGGTGAGGATGGGTTGATTTTATAGGAGCTATGGAAGACGTGCTCATGCAAAATACGTTGAGTTTTTCAAGTAGTTAGTCAACACAATGCCCTTTATATTGACAGGGACCACAGTGGGGGAAACAAAGAGCTGAAGAAATTGCACAGCTCCTGTCGTGTGTATGGCAATGCAACTGATAACATTCCTGGCCTCACACAGTAAGTTACACGCCCTGGTGTAGTGGCATGTTATGCAGCTGATGGAATGGTTTTAATTTTTCAGAATCCTTTCTTCTCTTGTAGTGTTGTATTCCACTGGAAATTATTCATGGTTCTTTTAATGGTAAACTAGCAAATAGACAGCAAATAGCGTCCTGCAGTATGGTAAATTGTGTATGTCACATTCTGTCCATCACACGCCTATCTTGCAATGAAGAATGGCAGGCATGATGTAGCCAAACTACAGGGCCAAAATGCATTTCATAGGGTGTTGCTAATGTGATGAAATGTAGCAGGAAATTTGTTTTTGACCTTATAGGCTCAGATCAGCTCGTAATTTTCAGCATTAACTAACCATACTGTGTGCAATTAGACCACCCCCAGAGAAACCCCATGATCATGCCTCATGACCAGAGACTGTCTTTTCTGTGTTGTCAGCCCTCTCTCACACAGAGATTCAGTAACAGTAGGCCACATGCACTTCAGGGCTTTCTTCACTCCTGGACATACAGTGGGCCACATGATCTACCTCCTGGATGGAAGGGCTATTGGAGCCCCCTCCAGCCTCTTTTCTGGTGACCTGGTGTTCCTGTCTGGATGTGGTGAGCACAGTTTACATCGATAAGATGGTCCTGCCTGTACCTATAATAACCTCAACACCCAGCTCTCCACAATATGTATCCATACTAAGGCTATTCTCTAGAGCTCATAGTCTGCAGTACCACCCATACCTGCCCTTTAATTGAATGAACCTGACCTTAGATGACTGAAATAAGAATGTCTTCCACCAGCAGATTTGGATGACATTTTTGGCGTATCTAAGCTTTTGCTTAGTTTCCTTTCTACAACTGGATGCGCCAAAATTTCCTTCAACTTAGCAAAGACAAAACCAAGGTCATTCTATTAAGTTAAATGCCTATCTCCATGCCAAATCTGCAAAACCTAATAGTCAAGCCAGGAACATAGTTGATATCTTGGATTCTGACCTCAGCCTCACCAGCCATGTCGAAGCACTAGCCAAATCATCTTTTCATCTAAGAAACATTGGGAAAATCAAGGGGTTCCTGTCCATACAGGATTTAGAAAAACTCATCCATGCACTCGTTACCAGCAAGTTGGTCTACTGCAACAGCCTCCTCACCAGTCTTCCCAAGAAGACACTTAGGCAGCTGCAGCTCgtccagaatgctgctgctagaattctcaccaaaaaaacaagaaaagtgATGACATAACCCATTTCTTAGAGCCCTACACTGGCACCCAGTTCGCCATATAATTTACTTTAAAATGCTTTTTCTCCTCCACAAATCATTCAGCGGCAAAGGACCAAAATATATCTTGGAGATGTTAGAAGAATATAAACCAAGTAGATCTCTCAGATCTTCAGAGGCAGGTCAGCTAGTATTGCCCAGACCTAGATCTAAACATGGTGAGGCAGCTTTTACACCCCACACTACAGGGACCAGCTCCCTGAAGATGTTAGACGTGGTTCCCCTGTAGACTCTTCAAATCAAAACTTTATATGTACCCGTTTTCCTGTGACTCCGCTCACTTGTAAAGCACTGCACTGCCCTGCCCTTGTAAATGtatttcttttattttcatcTTAACATCCCTCGATTTTTGTCTTAAAACCCTTTGATCTTTAACCTCCCATTTTCACtgattttaatttcttttttttttttgccttataTTTTCATTTTAAAGTCTTATGACGATGGTGAGGGCATTTGATAAACTTCAAGATTATCCTTCTGTTGTCCAGCATGGCAACTTGACAAATGTTGGTGAATTTTGTTGTACATAAATATGCAATACATGTATACTGACGCTGTGCAGAAGGGCAGTTCAAAAGGCTGTTTATCAGGATCAAAATGCTGTTGTGTGTCCATACA comes from Lampris incognitus isolate fLamInc1 chromosome 11, fLamInc1.hap2, whole genome shotgun sequence and encodes:
- the pnkd gene encoding probable hydrolase PNKD, encoding MAFPDWSLSLLATASLCGVFWLCVRSRRIGRPVWGNPWTRMMARTEKPLFRIAYTLYTKTRLGYMYYRRQLRKARDQYPAGHSRALPVELNGIKIIPISVLSDNYSYLVIDTATSVAVVVDPADPQTVQAVLKEEGVMLEAILCTHKHWDHSGGNKELKKLHSSCRVYGNATDNIPGLTHPLSHRDSVTVGHMHFRAFFTPGHTVGHMIYLLDGRAIGAPSSLFSGDLVFLSGCGRMFEGSAITMLSSLDTVGSLSDDTLLWPGHEYSEDNLLFAAEVEPHNAARKNKYQWVLQQRSQKLCTSPSTIREEKEYNPFLRLHCPDLHLALGLQQLPDEDWTHFRARVLEELRRRKDIYNRR